A section of the Falco biarmicus isolate bFalBia1 chromosome 3, bFalBia1.pri, whole genome shotgun sequence genome encodes:
- the LRRC30 gene encoding LOW QUALITY PROTEIN: leucine-rich repeat-containing protein 30 (The sequence of the model RefSeq protein was modified relative to this genomic sequence to represent the inferred CDS: substituted 1 base at 1 genomic stop codon) — MHFTGSSLSPCFDFPTSGKLSSSVGICMLVXHLEGKKTSLHLSGEIQGVMGTEHSKNEGQRSMLFLRKGPKLPAWEDALLSGKEPKSLLKRGLRYVSLSLIMKGMTSTPDFLWGLPEVQKLNLSRNQLVVIPPSLGKLDRLVVLNLGGNCLKCLPKEIGLLRNLKVLFVNMNCLTEVPAELSLCRKLEVLSLSHNCISQLPLSFTDLTSLRKLNLSNNRFVQIPLCIFALRSLDFLHLGSNRLESIAETVQYLVNLQIFIVENNNIRTLPRSLCFITALELLNLDYNAIQTLPDDLYLLRRLPRIAWNPMDKGLHIAHNPLSRPLPEVIEGGLDVLFNYLREKKEHN; from the coding sequence ATGCACTTCACAGGCTCCTCCTTGTCTCCTTGCTTTGACTTTCCCACCTCCGGCAAGCTGTCATCCTCTGTTGGCATTTGCATGTTGGTGTAGCActtggaagggaagaaaacctcACTTCATCTCTCAGGAGAGATCCAGGGTGTTATGGGAACTGAGCACTCAAAGAACGAGGGGCAAAGGAGCATGCTTTTTCTGAGGAAAGGTCCAAAGCTGCCTGCATGGGAAGATGCTCTTCTCTCAGGGAAAGAGCCCAAGTCACTTCTGAAACGGGGATTGCGTTATGTCAGCTTGAGCCTCATAATGAAAGGGATGACCAGCACGCCTGACTTCTTATGGGGACTGCCTGAGGTGCAGAAACTGAACCTTTCACGCAACCAGCTGGTGGTGATTCCTCCTTCACTGGGGAAACTGGACAGGCTGGTAGTGCTGAATTTGGGTGGCAACTGCCTCAAATGTCTGCCTAAAGAGATTGGGCTGCTGAGGAACCTGAAGGTCTTGTTTGTCAATATGAATTGCCTGACAGAagtgccagcagagctcagcttgTGCAGGAAGCTGGAGGTTTTGAGCCTCTCGCACAACTGCATCTCGCAACTGCCTTTGAGCTTCACCGACCTGACAAGTTTGAGGAAACTGAACCTCAGTAACAACCGCTTTGTGCAAATTCCCCTTTGCATTTTCGCACTGAGGAGCTTAGATTTCTTGCACCTAGGGTCGAACAGGCTTGAAAGCATTGCAGAGACTGTTCAGTATCTGGTCAATCTTCAAATCTTTATAGTAGAGAATAACAACATACGCACCCTGCCACGGTCCCTCTGCTTCATTACTGCTCTGGAGTTACTCAACCTTGATTACAACGCCATACAGACTCTCCCAGATGACCTCTACCTGCTGCGCCGGCTGCCGCGCATTGCATGGAACCCGATGGACAAAGGCCTACACATTGCCCACAACCCCCTGTCCCGGCCGCTGCCCGAGGTCATCGAAGGTGGGCTGGATGTTCTTTTCAACTACctcagggagaaaaaggagcaCAACTGA